A genomic region of Papaver somniferum cultivar HN1 chromosome 7, ASM357369v1, whole genome shotgun sequence contains the following coding sequences:
- the LOC113299838 gene encoding protein ANTI-SILENCING 1-like isoform X4, with product MSDTKEEENLEFKWLKKRGIGGRRKEVQFYDSFVFDGEEYSLYDCVYMYKDGEPEPYIGKLIKIWEQPGNLKKVKVLWFFRPIEVVNHIGDEEVPENELFLASGKQDSRGLTNINPLEVIAGKCNVICTSKDVKNPQPSEEEMKAADYIFYRTFNVDTFKISDEIDEKIASVEVKFIYNRTGGKEPGNIFKLGSGKTDENGKIGGSDDVSRPPVKLNAQGLPDSSVRVENEQLVAPGVIHDSLPCETVAPNEAATTLDKQDNVVCRKEAQIKLEQLLLKRSERDGKVNDTSTTLVQEKGNLKPVNSSDEADRPSKKARVDSSVKPSKKPQPKISKSLSLSKNKKEASPQISKKDGADNLDKLSRETQTTVSNSSSLSKGKDEPREQPSKKARIGSPVKSTEEQQSTISNPLSLSKGKDKPIAKPLEKARDGHSTKTVEEPQPKISSPSSFSKEKNKDAVQTSKETGVDNAVKSSEEPQPTISSPSSLNKDKNEATAQPSKNIKDINSIKSSYEPQPKISSPSSFNKEKNKDDAQTSKQTRVDNLVKSSKETQPTVSSLSSFNKDKNKAIVQPFKNGAMGSALEDVNTSKVVVDSHVQEKATLKDVKPEKETNTDDQTVEVGKRPETVSALEDTSTSKAVVDSHVQEKATLTDVKAGEKKKRKLSNGNPSKPAVSRCTEKETNTDVQTVEVGKRPETVSALEDMSTSKAVVDSHVQEKATLTDVKPREKKKRKLSNGNPSKPAVSRCSEEETNTDDQTVEVGRRPQTDRSKWFKGLPWEERMETAHDQGTLVLLENLDPSYTSAEVEDIIWHGFQENCTAKVVAQTAISSPHSGRAYVIFKTRDAAELATEKLDAGCLMLPNGRPLVASRGNPPKRGKASTLVGHLFIEKIKLQTQREDIKKAVSTSHCSQPNTVEYEMALEWCLLQTRADKYWKELYKQQGEEMRKLNAELKFK from the exons ATGTCTGAtacgaaagaagaagagaatttgGAATTTAAATGGTTGAAAAAGAGAGGGATTGGTGGAAGAAGGAAAGAGGTTCAATTTtatgattcctttgtttttgacGGTGAGGAGTATTCTCTTTATGATTGCGTATACATGTATAAAGATGGTGAGCCTGAGCCTTATATTGGTAAACTTATCAAAATTTGGGAGCAACCAGGAAATTTGAAGAAAGTAAAGGTCTTATGGTTTTTTCGCCCTATTGAAGTTGTCAATCATATTGGCGATGAAGAGGTGCCCGAGAATGAACTGTTTTTGGCGTCTGGTAAACAAGATTCTCGTGGGCTTACCAATATAAATCCTCTG GAGGTGATCGCTGGCAAATGCAATGTTATCTGCACGTCAAAGGACGTCAAAAACCCACAGCCTTCTGAGGAAGAGATGAAAGCAGCTGATTACATCTTCTACCGCACATTTAACGTTGACACATTTAAGATATCAGACGAAATAGATGAGAAAATAGCATCAGTTGAAG TTAAATTCATATATAATCGCACCGGTGGTAAGGAACCAGGCAATATTTTCAAACTTGGCAGTGGAAAGACTGACGAAAATGGGAAGATAGGTGGAAGTGACGATGTTTCAAGACCACCAGTGAAGTTAAATGCACAAGGTCTGCCTGATAGTTCAGTGAGAGTGGAAAATGAACAGTTGGTGGCTCCAGGGGTTATACATGATTCCCTGCCTTGTGAAACTGTTGCTCCTAATGAAGCTGCAACTACTCTTGATAAGCAGGATAATGTAGTATGTCGAAAGGAAGCTCAAATTAAGCTTGAGCAACTGTTGCTAAAGCGGAGTGAGCGTGATGGTAAAGTTAATGATACATCCACTACTTTGGTTCAGGAAAAAGGCAACCTGAAACCTGTCAATAGTTCAGATGAAGCTGACAGGCCTTCTAAGAAAGCCAGGGTTGATAGTTCGGTTAAACCGTCTAAGAAACCACAGCCCAAAATCTCCAAGTCTTTATCACTCAGCAAGAATAAGAAAGAGGCTAGTCCACAGATTTCAAAGAAAGATGGTGCTGATAATTTGGATAAATTATCCagggaaacacaaactacagtgTCCAATTCATCGTCACTCAGTAAGGGCAAGGATGAGCCCAGGGAACAGCCTTCCAAGAAAGCTAGGATTGGTAGTCCGGTTAAATCAACTGAAGAACAACAGTCTACAATCTCCAATCCATTATCACTCAGCAAGGGCAAGGATAAGCCCATCGCAAAACCCTTGGAAAAAGCTAGGGATGGCCATTCCACTAAAACAGTTGAGGAACCACAACCTAAAATCTCCAGTCCATCATCATTCAGCAAAGAGAAAAATAAGGATGCTGTCCAGACTTCTAAGGAAACCGGGGTTGATAATGCTGTTAAATCATCTGAGGAACCACAACCTACAATTTCCTCGCCGTCATCACTCAACAAGGATAAAAATGAGGCTACTGCACAACCTTCCAAGAATATTAAGGATATTAACTCGATCAAATCATCTTACGAACCGCAACCTAAAATCTCCAGTCCATCATCATTCAACAAAGAGAAAAATAAGGATGATGCACAGACTTCTAAGCAAACTAGGGTTGATAATCTTGTTAAATCATCCAAGGAAACACAGCCTACAGTTTCCTCGTTGTCATCATTCAACAAGGACAAGAATAAAGCTATTGTACAGCCTTTCAAGAATG GGGCTATGGGCAGTGCTCTTGAAGATGTGAATACGTCAAAAGTTGTTGTGGATTCTCATGTGCAGGAGAAGGCCACTCTCAAGGATGTCAAGCCAG AAAAGGAAACCAATACTGATGACCAAACAGTGGAAGTGGGGAAAAGGCCAGAAACTGTAAGTGCTCTTGAAGATACGAGTACGTCAAAAGCTGTTGTGGATTCTCATGTGCAGGAGAAGGCCACTCTTACTGATGTCAAGGCAGGTGAGAAGAAGAAACGCAAACTTTCAAATGGGAATCCTTCTAAACCAGCAGTTTCTCGTTGTACAGAAAAGGAAACCAATACTGATGTCCAAACAGTGGAAGTGGGCAAAAGGCCAGAAACTGTAAGTGCTCTTGAAGATATGAGTACGTCAAAAGCTGTTGTGGATTCTCATGTGCAGGAGAAGGCCACTCTTACTGATGTCAAGCCACGCGAGAAGAAAAAACGGAAACTTTCAAATGGAAATCCTTCCAAACCAGCAGTTTCTCGTTGTTCAGAAGAGGAAACCAATACCGATGACCAAACAGTGGAAGTGGGCAGAAGGCCGCAAACT GACCGAAGCAAATGGTTCAAGGGACTT CCTTGGGAGGAAAGAATGGAGACAGCGCATGATCAAGGAACACTCGTCTTGCTTGAAAATCTGGATCCATCATACACTTCAGCTGAAGTAGAG GATATAATCTGGCATGGTTTTCAAGAAAATTGTACAGCTAAGGTTGTTGCGCAGACTGCAATTTCTAGCCCACACTCTG GTCGAGCGTATGTTATCTTTAAGACACGAGATGCTGCAGAACTTGCAACTGAAAAGCTGGATGCCGGTTGCCTAATGCTACCAAATGGGAG ACCTCTTGTTGCAAGTCGAGGAAATCCGCCCAAGCGTGGGAAAGCATCAACGTTAGTGGGCCATCTCttcattgaaaaaataaaattacaaactCAGCGAGAGGATATA AAAAAAGCAGTATCGACGTCACATTGTTCTCAGCCCAACACAGTTGAATATGAGATGGCTTTAGAATGGTGTCTACTACAAACTAGGGCAGACAAGTATTGGAAGGAGCTATACAAG CAACAAGGGGAAGAGATGAGAAAACTCAACGCAGAACTCAAGTTCAAATGA
- the LOC113299838 gene encoding protein ANTI-SILENCING 1-like isoform X2, with the protein MSDTKEEENLEFKWLKKRGIGGRRKEVQFYDSFVFDGEEYSLYDCVYMYKDGEPEPYIGKLIKIWEQPGNLKKVKVLWFFRPIEVVNHIGDEEVPENELFLASGKQDSRGLTNINPLEVIAGKCNVICTSKDVKNPQPSEEEMKAADYIFYRTFNVDTFKISDEIDEKIASVEVKFIYNRTGGKEPGNIFKLGSGKTDENGKIGGSDDVSRPPVKLNAQGLPDSSVRVENEQLVAPGVIHDSLPCETVAPNEAATTLDKQDNVVCRKEAQIKLEQLLLKRSERDGKVNDTSTTLVQEKGNLKPVNSSDEADRPSKKARVDSSVKPSKKPQPKISKSLSLSKNKKEASPQISKKDGADNLDKLSRETQTTVSNSSSLSKGKDEPREQPSKKARIGSPVKSTEEQQSTISNPLSLSKGKDKPIAKPLEKARDGHSTKTVEEPQPKISSPSSFSKEKNKDAVQTSKETGVDNAVKSSEEPQPTISSPSSLNKDKNEATAQPSKNIKDINSIKSSYEPQPKISSPSSFNKEKNKDDAQTSKQTRVDNLVKSSKETQPTVSSLSSFNKDKNKAIVQPFKNGKDGNSIKSSNEPHPTISTPSVVLKEKMAGVQECIILVDSDEDDVVGVSGAMGSALEDVNTSKVVVDSHVQEKATLKDVKPEKETNTDDQTVEVGKRPETVSALEDTSTSKAVVDSHVQEKATLTDVKAGEKKKRKLSNGNPSKPAVSRCTEKETNTDVQTVEVGKRPETVSALEDMSTSKAVVDSHVQEKATLTDVKPREKKKRKLSNGNPSKPAVSRCSEEETNTDDQTVEVGRRPQTDRSKWFKGLPWEERMETAHDQGTLVLLENLDPSYTSAEVEDIIWHGFQENCTAKVVAQTAISSPHSGRAYVIFKTRDAAELATEKLDAGCLMLPNGRPLVASRGNPPKRGKASTLVGHLFIEKIKLQTQREDIKKAVSTSHCSQPNTVEYEMALEWCLLQTRADKYWKELYKQQGEEMRKLNAELKFK; encoded by the exons ATGTCTGAtacgaaagaagaagagaatttgGAATTTAAATGGTTGAAAAAGAGAGGGATTGGTGGAAGAAGGAAAGAGGTTCAATTTtatgattcctttgtttttgacGGTGAGGAGTATTCTCTTTATGATTGCGTATACATGTATAAAGATGGTGAGCCTGAGCCTTATATTGGTAAACTTATCAAAATTTGGGAGCAACCAGGAAATTTGAAGAAAGTAAAGGTCTTATGGTTTTTTCGCCCTATTGAAGTTGTCAATCATATTGGCGATGAAGAGGTGCCCGAGAATGAACTGTTTTTGGCGTCTGGTAAACAAGATTCTCGTGGGCTTACCAATATAAATCCTCTG GAGGTGATCGCTGGCAAATGCAATGTTATCTGCACGTCAAAGGACGTCAAAAACCCACAGCCTTCTGAGGAAGAGATGAAAGCAGCTGATTACATCTTCTACCGCACATTTAACGTTGACACATTTAAGATATCAGACGAAATAGATGAGAAAATAGCATCAGTTGAAG TTAAATTCATATATAATCGCACCGGTGGTAAGGAACCAGGCAATATTTTCAAACTTGGCAGTGGAAAGACTGACGAAAATGGGAAGATAGGTGGAAGTGACGATGTTTCAAGACCACCAGTGAAGTTAAATGCACAAGGTCTGCCTGATAGTTCAGTGAGAGTGGAAAATGAACAGTTGGTGGCTCCAGGGGTTATACATGATTCCCTGCCTTGTGAAACTGTTGCTCCTAATGAAGCTGCAACTACTCTTGATAAGCAGGATAATGTAGTATGTCGAAAGGAAGCTCAAATTAAGCTTGAGCAACTGTTGCTAAAGCGGAGTGAGCGTGATGGTAAAGTTAATGATACATCCACTACTTTGGTTCAGGAAAAAGGCAACCTGAAACCTGTCAATAGTTCAGATGAAGCTGACAGGCCTTCTAAGAAAGCCAGGGTTGATAGTTCGGTTAAACCGTCTAAGAAACCACAGCCCAAAATCTCCAAGTCTTTATCACTCAGCAAGAATAAGAAAGAGGCTAGTCCACAGATTTCAAAGAAAGATGGTGCTGATAATTTGGATAAATTATCCagggaaacacaaactacagtgTCCAATTCATCGTCACTCAGTAAGGGCAAGGATGAGCCCAGGGAACAGCCTTCCAAGAAAGCTAGGATTGGTAGTCCGGTTAAATCAACTGAAGAACAACAGTCTACAATCTCCAATCCATTATCACTCAGCAAGGGCAAGGATAAGCCCATCGCAAAACCCTTGGAAAAAGCTAGGGATGGCCATTCCACTAAAACAGTTGAGGAACCACAACCTAAAATCTCCAGTCCATCATCATTCAGCAAAGAGAAAAATAAGGATGCTGTCCAGACTTCTAAGGAAACCGGGGTTGATAATGCTGTTAAATCATCTGAGGAACCACAACCTACAATTTCCTCGCCGTCATCACTCAACAAGGATAAAAATGAGGCTACTGCACAACCTTCCAAGAATATTAAGGATATTAACTCGATCAAATCATCTTACGAACCGCAACCTAAAATCTCCAGTCCATCATCATTCAACAAAGAGAAAAATAAGGATGATGCACAGACTTCTAAGCAAACTAGGGTTGATAATCTTGTTAAATCATCCAAGGAAACACAGCCTACAGTTTCCTCGTTGTCATCATTCAACAAGGACAAGAATAAAGCTATTGTACAGCCTTTCAAGAATGGTAAGGATGGTAATTCTATCAAGTCATCTAATGAACCACATCCTACAATTTCTACTCCATCAGTAGTTTTGAAGGAAAAGATGGCTGGTGTACAAGAATGTATTATACTTGTAGACTCTGATGAGGACGATGTTGTGGGGGTTTCAGGGGCTATGGGCAGTGCTCTTGAAGATGTGAATACGTCAAAAGTTGTTGTGGATTCTCATGTGCAGGAGAAGGCCACTCTCAAGGATGTCAAGCCAG AAAAGGAAACCAATACTGATGACCAAACAGTGGAAGTGGGGAAAAGGCCAGAAACTGTAAGTGCTCTTGAAGATACGAGTACGTCAAAAGCTGTTGTGGATTCTCATGTGCAGGAGAAGGCCACTCTTACTGATGTCAAGGCAGGTGAGAAGAAGAAACGCAAACTTTCAAATGGGAATCCTTCTAAACCAGCAGTTTCTCGTTGTACAGAAAAGGAAACCAATACTGATGTCCAAACAGTGGAAGTGGGCAAAAGGCCAGAAACTGTAAGTGCTCTTGAAGATATGAGTACGTCAAAAGCTGTTGTGGATTCTCATGTGCAGGAGAAGGCCACTCTTACTGATGTCAAGCCACGCGAGAAGAAAAAACGGAAACTTTCAAATGGAAATCCTTCCAAACCAGCAGTTTCTCGTTGTTCAGAAGAGGAAACCAATACCGATGACCAAACAGTGGAAGTGGGCAGAAGGCCGCAAACT GACCGAAGCAAATGGTTCAAGGGACTT CCTTGGGAGGAAAGAATGGAGACAGCGCATGATCAAGGAACACTCGTCTTGCTTGAAAATCTGGATCCATCATACACTTCAGCTGAAGTAGAG GATATAATCTGGCATGGTTTTCAAGAAAATTGTACAGCTAAGGTTGTTGCGCAGACTGCAATTTCTAGCCCACACTCTG GTCGAGCGTATGTTATCTTTAAGACACGAGATGCTGCAGAACTTGCAACTGAAAAGCTGGATGCCGGTTGCCTAATGCTACCAAATGGGAG ACCTCTTGTTGCAAGTCGAGGAAATCCGCCCAAGCGTGGGAAAGCATCAACGTTAGTGGGCCATCTCttcattgaaaaaataaaattacaaactCAGCGAGAGGATATA AAAAAAGCAGTATCGACGTCACATTGTTCTCAGCCCAACACAGTTGAATATGAGATGGCTTTAGAATGGTGTCTACTACAAACTAGGGCAGACAAGTATTGGAAGGAGCTATACAAG CAACAAGGGGAAGAGATGAGAAAACTCAACGCAGAACTCAAGTTCAAATGA
- the LOC113299838 gene encoding protein ANTI-SILENCING 1-like isoform X1 — protein MSDTKEEENLEFKWLKKRGIGGRRKEVQFYDSFVFDGEEYSLYDCVYMYKDGEPEPYIGKLIKIWEQPGNLKKVKVLWFFRPIEVVNHIGDEEVPENELFLASGKQDSRGLTNINPLEVIAGKCNVICTSKDVKNPQPSEEEMKAADYIFYRTFNVDTFKISDEIDEKIASVEVKFIYNRTGGKEPGNIFKLGSGKTDENGKIGGSDDVSRPPVKLNAQGLPDSSVRVENEQLVAPGVIHDSLPCETVAPNEAATTLDKQDNVVCRKEAQIKLEQLLLKRSERDGKVNDTSTTLVQEKGNLKPVNSSDEADRPSKKARVDSSVKPSKKPQPKISKSLSLSKNKKEASPQISKKDGADNLDKLSRETQTTVSNSSSLSKGKDEPREQPSKKARIGSPVKSTEEQQSTISNPLSLSKGKDKPIAKPLEKARDGHSTKTVEEPQPKISSPSSFSKEKNKDAVQTSKETGVDNAVKSSEEPQPTISSPSSLNKDKNEATAQPSKNIKDINSIKSSYEPQPKISSPSSFNKEKNKDDAQTSKQTRVDNLVKSSKETQPTVSSLSSFNKDKNKAIVQPFKNGKDGNSIKSSNEPHPTISTPSVVLKEKMAGVQECIILVDSDEDDVVGVSGAMGSALEDVNTSKVVVDSHVQEKATLKDVKPGEKKKHKLSNGNPSKPAVSRCTEKETNTDDQTVEVGKRPETVSALEDTSTSKAVVDSHVQEKATLTDVKAGEKKKRKLSNGNPSKPAVSRCTEKETNTDVQTVEVGKRPETVSALEDMSTSKAVVDSHVQEKATLTDVKPREKKKRKLSNGNPSKPAVSRCSEEETNTDDQTVEVGRRPQTDRSKWFKGLPWEERMETAHDQGTLVLLENLDPSYTSAEVEDIIWHGFQENCTAKVVAQTAISSPHSGRAYVIFKTRDAAELATEKLDAGCLMLPNGRPLVASRGNPPKRGKASTLVGHLFIEKIKLQTQREDIKKAVSTSHCSQPNTVEYEMALEWCLLQTRADKYWKELYKQQGEEMRKLNAELKFK, from the exons ATGTCTGAtacgaaagaagaagagaatttgGAATTTAAATGGTTGAAAAAGAGAGGGATTGGTGGAAGAAGGAAAGAGGTTCAATTTtatgattcctttgtttttgacGGTGAGGAGTATTCTCTTTATGATTGCGTATACATGTATAAAGATGGTGAGCCTGAGCCTTATATTGGTAAACTTATCAAAATTTGGGAGCAACCAGGAAATTTGAAGAAAGTAAAGGTCTTATGGTTTTTTCGCCCTATTGAAGTTGTCAATCATATTGGCGATGAAGAGGTGCCCGAGAATGAACTGTTTTTGGCGTCTGGTAAACAAGATTCTCGTGGGCTTACCAATATAAATCCTCTG GAGGTGATCGCTGGCAAATGCAATGTTATCTGCACGTCAAAGGACGTCAAAAACCCACAGCCTTCTGAGGAAGAGATGAAAGCAGCTGATTACATCTTCTACCGCACATTTAACGTTGACACATTTAAGATATCAGACGAAATAGATGAGAAAATAGCATCAGTTGAAG TTAAATTCATATATAATCGCACCGGTGGTAAGGAACCAGGCAATATTTTCAAACTTGGCAGTGGAAAGACTGACGAAAATGGGAAGATAGGTGGAAGTGACGATGTTTCAAGACCACCAGTGAAGTTAAATGCACAAGGTCTGCCTGATAGTTCAGTGAGAGTGGAAAATGAACAGTTGGTGGCTCCAGGGGTTATACATGATTCCCTGCCTTGTGAAACTGTTGCTCCTAATGAAGCTGCAACTACTCTTGATAAGCAGGATAATGTAGTATGTCGAAAGGAAGCTCAAATTAAGCTTGAGCAACTGTTGCTAAAGCGGAGTGAGCGTGATGGTAAAGTTAATGATACATCCACTACTTTGGTTCAGGAAAAAGGCAACCTGAAACCTGTCAATAGTTCAGATGAAGCTGACAGGCCTTCTAAGAAAGCCAGGGTTGATAGTTCGGTTAAACCGTCTAAGAAACCACAGCCCAAAATCTCCAAGTCTTTATCACTCAGCAAGAATAAGAAAGAGGCTAGTCCACAGATTTCAAAGAAAGATGGTGCTGATAATTTGGATAAATTATCCagggaaacacaaactacagtgTCCAATTCATCGTCACTCAGTAAGGGCAAGGATGAGCCCAGGGAACAGCCTTCCAAGAAAGCTAGGATTGGTAGTCCGGTTAAATCAACTGAAGAACAACAGTCTACAATCTCCAATCCATTATCACTCAGCAAGGGCAAGGATAAGCCCATCGCAAAACCCTTGGAAAAAGCTAGGGATGGCCATTCCACTAAAACAGTTGAGGAACCACAACCTAAAATCTCCAGTCCATCATCATTCAGCAAAGAGAAAAATAAGGATGCTGTCCAGACTTCTAAGGAAACCGGGGTTGATAATGCTGTTAAATCATCTGAGGAACCACAACCTACAATTTCCTCGCCGTCATCACTCAACAAGGATAAAAATGAGGCTACTGCACAACCTTCCAAGAATATTAAGGATATTAACTCGATCAAATCATCTTACGAACCGCAACCTAAAATCTCCAGTCCATCATCATTCAACAAAGAGAAAAATAAGGATGATGCACAGACTTCTAAGCAAACTAGGGTTGATAATCTTGTTAAATCATCCAAGGAAACACAGCCTACAGTTTCCTCGTTGTCATCATTCAACAAGGACAAGAATAAAGCTATTGTACAGCCTTTCAAGAATGGTAAGGATGGTAATTCTATCAAGTCATCTAATGAACCACATCCTACAATTTCTACTCCATCAGTAGTTTTGAAGGAAAAGATGGCTGGTGTACAAGAATGTATTATACTTGTAGACTCTGATGAGGACGATGTTGTGGGGGTTTCAGGGGCTATGGGCAGTGCTCTTGAAGATGTGAATACGTCAAAAGTTGTTGTGGATTCTCATGTGCAGGAGAAGGCCACTCTCAAGGATGTCAAGCCAGGTGAGAAGAAGAAACACAAACTTTCAAATGGGAATCCTTCTAAACCAGCAGTTTCTCGTTGTACAGAAAAGGAAACCAATACTGATGACCAAACAGTGGAAGTGGGGAAAAGGCCAGAAACTGTAAGTGCTCTTGAAGATACGAGTACGTCAAAAGCTGTTGTGGATTCTCATGTGCAGGAGAAGGCCACTCTTACTGATGTCAAGGCAGGTGAGAAGAAGAAACGCAAACTTTCAAATGGGAATCCTTCTAAACCAGCAGTTTCTCGTTGTACAGAAAAGGAAACCAATACTGATGTCCAAACAGTGGAAGTGGGCAAAAGGCCAGAAACTGTAAGTGCTCTTGAAGATATGAGTACGTCAAAAGCTGTTGTGGATTCTCATGTGCAGGAGAAGGCCACTCTTACTGATGTCAAGCCACGCGAGAAGAAAAAACGGAAACTTTCAAATGGAAATCCTTCCAAACCAGCAGTTTCTCGTTGTTCAGAAGAGGAAACCAATACCGATGACCAAACAGTGGAAGTGGGCAGAAGGCCGCAAACT GACCGAAGCAAATGGTTCAAGGGACTT CCTTGGGAGGAAAGAATGGAGACAGCGCATGATCAAGGAACACTCGTCTTGCTTGAAAATCTGGATCCATCATACACTTCAGCTGAAGTAGAG GATATAATCTGGCATGGTTTTCAAGAAAATTGTACAGCTAAGGTTGTTGCGCAGACTGCAATTTCTAGCCCACACTCTG GTCGAGCGTATGTTATCTTTAAGACACGAGATGCTGCAGAACTTGCAACTGAAAAGCTGGATGCCGGTTGCCTAATGCTACCAAATGGGAG ACCTCTTGTTGCAAGTCGAGGAAATCCGCCCAAGCGTGGGAAAGCATCAACGTTAGTGGGCCATCTCttcattgaaaaaataaaattacaaactCAGCGAGAGGATATA AAAAAAGCAGTATCGACGTCACATTGTTCTCAGCCCAACACAGTTGAATATGAGATGGCTTTAGAATGGTGTCTACTACAAACTAGGGCAGACAAGTATTGGAAGGAGCTATACAAG CAACAAGGGGAAGAGATGAGAAAACTCAACGCAGAACTCAAGTTCAAATGA